The following coding sequences are from one Venturia canescens isolate UGA chromosome 5, ASM1945775v1, whole genome shotgun sequence window:
- the LOC122410821 gene encoding kinesin-like protein KIF20B, whose translation MRELTDMSLRTSRSSIVRPVHVATTRRPSSAIPRLAQMKMSLDDETREASNDNSSIASSAQTMNVYLRIKPQLTKLKRVKKVQDDTYTVTDSTTLLTKFPSLEGSTSCAKKLKSPEATSRLFRFTQIFGPSSTQSEIFEELAKQRVSDFLSGQSFTLMTYGTTNSGKTYTLHGNRESPGILPRSIEFVFSGVNCTLTPWYKPANVSEVIALSEAARSHENEARENLLSSRSMDKSICEEAYSSLENSTKNDRECGQKCETMCSVWLSFVEIYNDNIYDLLGTDETRTKLTPLRLVVDKQGHPFIQGSRVICATTGLEAYRVMMAGRSRLTVGSTPSTPSSSRSHSIFTMTLLKYTKERAPEEVEMTTMTFCDLAGTGRSRKSSTAGYELKEAKNINTSLLVLGRCLQGVSDSRSTRQSVEVIGPFRESKLTRLFQRGISGKDNLCFLVNIDSSPDLYVETQAVLTFASMAKRVVMDTGKDGKSMCAGEISSTKDSLPQECARPSAAVLLETSERREISSTPEFEQLKELNATLTKEISILREAALNREYEIRQEMASLYGNIIKDIEANWQKRIKNVEEEQDDTLKWSVKQVEIFYNERIESLMKGKRRRTSGGDQLHDSKELYEELEAENNQITATVVALRQTVKQLKEELETLGTDKNKCVFELSLVKDVVKQVRRLLDEETGEKIIMSDENIAEVVNDLRLLISDKNKTISSLKKRLEAAKKASIEVTRDSIDNKKIVDPDHQQMTKETILRSLTKEELEHELCTRFGGINTDKRSIGIQVLEEFLAAEEKEEIDAKFSSSTFKKESSHFFLSSSTRYSITETETSILDEETTGTINSTISLHSPYQKGESLKNLHNSFLETIENVFRSSGGGESCSKDDSGIGVSNIISSSTENSLSTSTDEKSSQTNFESFEKSKKINSESVQHRVEQLKIDYTKLKSEHLHETLRVTELSQELESIQLSLSELKESTRQNELKFHEYQEKLLSRENDLSNLGRVKFEMEKQLELRAIAYEDKILKLSDELKVRESNENRAFECLEECQEKNSILESQLLVAHGKMEKNSLKCYAEHVSKIKDLERELSEKSQRVNELNEKLSRFEKDLDRVYELSERVSSLTKIFHEHREEMEELRRQLLERSATQVALECRIKKLTSKVHERENEISSLRMDLSNVAKMNMENSEKVQDLSKEIAVADDRLTSAKEEMTRSEEDRRKLERTYVQEIGNLTAKLADLEKNTTILARMKDNEDSRMDELDTLKLLLHEKEREMSLFKKNRDKTVRRYEALIRKLQADVEMRCARETSKLRILYPKKSSSRDSLRSKTESLHWRSTLRQSVEKVSSKGVVHTGVHRKWGRADCCDRKGAQKHVTCSTVVKRSSSQALAASSTSVEGSRSSGSKIFPFHYGDGDDDDIESFEREIVETESRTELNLGIVECRGCGCRKGLSQAPATFSLPSTSDDSISDICDVPEWMEIRRTNGRTHFRVRKGNASAMDEAKPRV comes from the exons atgcgagAATTGACGGATATGTCGTTGAGGACATCGAGATCATCGATCGTGAGGCCGGTACACGTGGCGACGACGCGTCGACCCAGTTCCGCGATTCCTCGACTAGCCCAGATGAAAATGAGCCTCGATGACGAAACCCGTGAAGCCTCGAACGACAATTCCTCGATAGCATCATCGGCTCAAACGATGAACGTCTATCTGAGGATCAAGCCCCAATTGACAAAATTGAAGAGAGTTAAAAAAGTGCAGGATGACACTTACACCGTGACCGATTCAACGACGCTGTTGACTAAATTTCCGTCTTTGGAGGGCAGCACGAGTTGTGCCAAAAAGTTGAAATCCCCGGAAGCGACGAGTCGGTTGTTCCGgtttactcaaattttcggTCCTTCCAGTACGCAGTCAGAAATATTTGAAGAGCTCGCGAAGCAGCGAGTTTCTGACTTTCTCAGTGGACAGAGTTTCACCCTGATGACTTACGGCACCACGAATTCCGGTAAAACGTACACGCTCCACGGGAATAGAGAATCACCTGGAATTTTACCGCGCAGCATTGAATTTGTGTTTTCCGGTGTTAATTGTACCCTCACGCCTTGGTACAAGCCAGCCAACGTCTCCGAAGTTATCGCTCTGAGCGAAGCGGCACGGTCCCACGAAAACGAAGCCCGAGAAAATTTGCTCTCCTCGCGATCGATGGACAAATCGATCTGCGAGGAGGCGTACTCGTCGttggaaaattcgacgaaGAACGACAGAGAGTGTGGCCAAAAATGTGAAACCATGTGCTCCGTCTGGCTTTCGTTCGTTGAGATTTACAATGACAATATTTACGATCTTCTGGGTACTGATGAGACCCGAACGAAGCTCACACCCCTGAGACTCGTCGTGGACAAACAAGGTCACCCGTTCATTCAAGGTTCACGAGTAATTTGCGCGACAACGGGTCTCGAGGCTTACCGCGTGATGATGGCCGGTCGGTCGAGATTGACGGTCGGTTCGACGCCCTCGACTCCTTCGAGCTCCAGGTCGCACTCGATCTTCACGATGACGCTATTGAAATACACGAAGGAGCGCGCTCCCGAGGAGGTCGAAATGACGACGATGACTTTCTGCGATTTGGCGGGAACGGGGAGAAGCCGGAAGTCGTCGACGGCCGGATACGAGCTCAAAGAGGCGAAGAACATCAACACCAGTCTGCTGGTGCTCGGCAGGTGTCTTCAGGGTGTTTCGGATTCTCGGAGCACGAGACAGAGCGTCGAAGTGATCGGTCCGTTTCGAGAATCGAAGCTCACGAGACTCTTCCAACGAGGCATTTCGGGAAAGGACAATTTGTGCTTCCTCGTGAACATCGATTCCTCGCCGGATCTTTACGTCGAAACCCAAGCCGTTCTCACGTTTGCCTCGATGGCTAAGAGGGTAGTGATGGACACAGGAAAAGACGGAAAGTCAATGTGCGCCGGTGAAATTTCCAGCACGAAAGATTCGCTGCCTCAGGAGTGCGCGAGACCGTCGGCCGCTGTCCTTCTCGAGACTTCCGAACGACGAGAAATTTCTTCGACTCCTGAATTCGAACAGCTCAAGGAGCTGAACGCCACTCTGACGAAGGAAATCAGCATCTTGCGGGAAGCAGCTCTGAACAGGGAATACGAGATCCGTCAAGAAATGGCTAGTCTTTATGGCAATATAATCAAAGATATCGAGGCCAACTGgcaaaaacgaataaaaaacgtCGAGGAGGAGCAAGACGATACGCTGAAGTGGTCCGTCAAACAGGTAGAAATCTTCTATAACGAGAGAATTGAGAGTTTAATGAAGGGAAAGAGACGCCGCACTTCCGGAGGCGATCAGCTTCACGACAGCAAGGAGCTCTACGAGGAACTGGAAGCTGAAAACAACCAGATAACCGCCACAGTCGTCGCTCTCAGGCAGACCGTCAAACAATTGAAGGAAGAACTAGAAACATTGGGCACCGACAAAAATAAGTGCGTCTTCGAGCTCTCCTTGGTCAAGGACGTCGTCAAACAAGTCCGACGATTGTTGGATGAAGAGACTggcgaaaaaatcattatgaGTGACGAAAACATCGCTGAAGTTGTCAACGATCTGAGGCTTTTGATaagtgacaaaaataaaaccaTTTCAAGCTTGAAAAAACGCTTGGAAGCAGCCAAAAAAGCGTCGATCGAAGTAACGCGAGATTCAAtcgataacaaaaaaatcgtcgatccTGACCACCAGCAAATGACGAAAGAAACGATCTTGAGATCGTTGACCAAAGAAGAGCTCGAGCACGAACTGTGCACCAGATTTGGCGGAATCAATACTGACAAACGATCCATAGGTATTCAAGTTCTCGAAGAATTTCTTGCGGCAGAGGAGAAAGAAGAGATCGACGCAAAATTCTCTTCCTCGACGTTCAAGAAAGAAAGCAGCCATTTTTTCCTATCTTCTTCAACGAGGTATTCGATCACCGAGACAGAAACCTCGATCCTGGATGAGGAAACAACGGGGACCATAAACTCGACGATTTCCTTGCATTCTCCGTACCAGAAAGGCGAGTCGTTGAAAAACTTGCACAACAGCTTTTTGGAGACGATCGAGAACGTTTTTCGCTCGAGTGGCGGCGGCGAGTCTTGCTCGAAAGACGATTCGGGAATAGGCGTGAGCAATATCATATCGTCGAGCACGGAAAACAGTCTGAGTACTTCGACCGACGAGAAATCGAGTCAGACGAATTTTGAGAGCTTTGAAAAAAGCAAGAAAATTAACAGCGAGTCCGTTCAACACCGCGTGGAACagttaaaaattgattatacGAAACTCAAGTCTGAACATCTCCACGAGACTCTTCGTGTCACCGAGTTATCCCAAGAGCTCGAATCGATACAACTCTCTCTGAGCGAGCTCAAGGAAAGCACGCGTCAGAACGAGCTCAAATTTCACGAATATCAAGAGAAATTATTGTCGCGTGAGAATGATCTGTCGAACCTCGGACGAGTAAAGTTCGAAATGGAGAAACAGCTGGAGCTACGTGCCATCGCTTACGAGGATAAAATTCTGAAACTTAGCGACGAGCTGAAAGTTCGCGAGAGCAACGAAAATCGGGCTTTCGAGTGTCTCGAGGAgtgtcaagaaaaaaattcgatactCGAGAGTCAGCTGTTAGTGGCAcatggaaaaatggaaaaaaattcattgaaatgttACGCCGAACACGTATCGAAGATCAAGGATTTGGAGAGAGAATTGTCGGAGAAGAGCCAGCGAGTGAACGAgctcaatgaaaaattgtcacgGTTCGAAAAGGATTTGGACCGCGTGTACGAGCTGAGCGAGAGGGTGTCGAGcttgacgaaaattttccaCGAGCATCGAGAAGAAATGGAGGAACTGAGACGACAATTGCTCGAAAGATCGGCGACGCAAGTCGCCCTCGAGTGCAGAATCAAGAAGCTGACGAGCAAAGTGCACGAgcgagaaaatgaaatttcatcgttGCGAATGGATTTGAGTAACGTTGCCAAAATGAACATGGAAAATAGCGAGAAAGTACAAGATTTGAGCAAAGAAATAGCCGTTGCCGACGACAGACTGACGAGCGCGAAGGAGGAGATGACGCGCTCGGAGGAAGACCGACGAAAACTCGAGAGAACATACGTACAGGAGATTGGAAATCTCACAGCTAAACTTGCGGATTTGGAGAAGAATACGACGATTCTCGCCCGCATGAAAGACAACGAGGACTCACGAATGGACGAATTGGACACGCTTAAACTGCTGCTTCATGAAAAAGAACGAGAAATGAGTCTGTTCAAGAAAAATCGCGATAAAACTGTACGAAG ATATGAGGCTCTCATAAGAAAGCTTCAAGCTGACGTTGAGATGCGATGTGCTCGAGAGACGTCAAAGCTACGAATTTTATACCCCAAAAAATCGTCATCGAGGGATTCTCTGCGGAGCAAAACGGAGTCACTTCACTGGCGATCGACGCTCCGGCAGAGCGTCGAAAAAGTCAGTTCCAAGGGGGTCGTACATACGGGAGTCCATCGTAAATGGGGCCGGGCGGATTGTTGCGATCGCAAAGGCGCTCAGAAGCATGTGACGTGTTCGACGGTCGTCAAACGATCGAGTTCACAGGCACTGGCTGCTTCGTCAACTTCGGTCGAAGGTTCGCGATCGAGCGGGAGTAAAATTTTCCCTTTTCATTACGGTGACGGGGACGACGATGACATCGAGTCTTTCGAACGAGAAATAGTCGAG ACAGAAAGTCGGACAGAATTGAACCTTGGTATAGTCGAGTGTCGTGGCTGTGGATGCAGGAAAGGACTCTCGCAGGCGCCTGCGACCTTTAGCTTACCGTCGACGAGCGACGACTCGATTTCTGACATTTGCGACGTTCCAGAATGGATGGAAATCCGCAGGACCAATGGAAGGACACACTTCCGTGTGCGAAAAGGGAACGCAAGCGCGATGGATGAAGCTAAGCCGAGAGTAtga